agaggcagacataggaagagatgggaggacaacatcccagaatggacgggcttgaggttgagcgatacagccaggaggtcagaaaaccgagaggattggaggatgctggttgccagattacctgtggtgccccaacggtccacaagactacgggataggtgaaggtgaaggtgaagaaatGGGAAGCACTGCTGAACAACCCTCTCCCCTCCTACAGACTTGGAAAGATCACTGCTTCTTAAATCTTCAACTCCACACAAATCTCCTGAACGTCAGAGGCAAATACAATGCACATGCTGAAAACATCGTCTTGCCACATCCAGAATCCCACATCAGTACATAAACCTCAGTAAGATAATACATTAACCTCACACCAGGTGATGAGATCAGTTTTTGTGTTCTCATTTTCACATTCATTGAAAAAAATCTTCCAAGACAACACTGCAATAACAACGGAATTTAAAACTGAAAAGCTGCAAGGTTATTCAAAACAGTATGTGTAcaacattcacacaaatacacaccaacacacagacatacacaaaacacatcagCGGAATGGTGGTGAAGTggtaacatgtctgcctagggcacggatcctcttcttcttcttctttttctgcgttcgagggctgcaactcccacgttccctcatatgtacatgagtgggctttaacgtgtatgactgtttttactccgccatgtaggcagccatactccgctttcgggagtgagGGCACGGATCGAATCCCaacacttgccagtattttcttcccctcctcttgaccttgagtggtgttctgggtgctagtcattcagatgcaaTGATAAACAGAGGCCCCATGTAAAAAATGCAcacagcacatgtaaaagaacccacagcttgTTCCGggcaaatttctgttgaaaaacaaaatccacttttgatagtcaaacaaacacactatagcacaacaacaagaaagagaaatgggCAGAGCTGCACTATGGCGACGTGTTCTCTCCttggagagcagcttgaatttcacaaagagaaatttattgtgacaaaaaaaaaaagaaggtaatacaacacacatgcagacacgcatgcatgcatgtatgcaggcACAATAgaaccttccctccacacacacacacacacacacacacacacacacacacacttgcaagcacacacatgcacacaagcataaatatataaaaaaataaaccaaatatACAGATAAaggaaacgaaaacacacacacacacacacacacacacagaggctatagctagtttacaaaaaaagaaaaaaaaaaagaaatcacatttCAAATGGAAATACAGAACATACCAACCAAGAGAGAAAACCCTAGGGACTTCCTCTCTTTCAGCGCTAAGGACAGACCCTGGGGTTACTGGACTGTGTACAGGTTCTTTCACATAAAGCGGCAACACcgcacagtgtgagtgtgtgtctgtgtgtctgtatgtctctgtgtgtgcgtgtacattgcCCTTTATCATGCTGATATTCATGAGAAGAAAATCCTTTTCTCcaacaaagttgtgtgtgtgtgtgtgtgtgtgtgtgtgtgtgtgtgtgtgtgtgtgtgtgtgtgtgtatgtacactacATATTTACCTTATGTACATCCCtcacaaatgtatacatacataaagcAAGTAATCAGACATTTTACAATAAATAATGTATggtagcttttttcttttttctttgtgtgtgtgcgtgtgtgtgtgtgtgtgtgtgtgtgtgtgtgtttgcatatgcatgtgtattttacaaaattagaaaaaaacactgaagtattaaaatatatatattgtttaccaTCATCCTCTTTATGGACGAACAAAATACAAGTGTGCAACcattcaaaacaaaaatacaaattaaCCCCCTGCCCTTTGCAtatatacgcaaacacacacacacacagacacacacacagcttttaaATGTGTTGACATGTAAAATCTCtgcaatcagagtggatttagtCCAAGGGAGAGAACTCATGAACAAAAATCTGACCCATCACAATACAAGCTGCCCCAAAGCACTGAGAGCAAGTCaaatcaaagaaaggaagaaaaaaaaaagagaaaaaaggaggaaataaCCCACGAATCCCCCACACAGGATGTACCATCACCAGTCTACACATGTACAATGCTAGTAAGCCATTTGCAGTTGTAAATCTGGATCTTTTTTCCAAtgagtttgttaaaaaaaaaaaaaaagtatacaaataTCACAGATATGTTATTCTCCAGCCTTAAGGCCTTTTTCTATTTAGATCTCAATACTCCCAAAATTACTGCGTACTAACAAACACTTCTAAAATTCTAACTGCCTTGGGTCTATGATAGATTTTGTTAAGAGTTACGGCACATGGTACTCATCAGTTCTATACCTATAAACTCCAGTAAaagttgactggaaaaaaaaagacgacagcATTCCAATTCTTTCATCCCGTTCTGCCGCTATGAACATCGCCCCGACTGAACCCAAGGCTGCGACTAAGGTTTCCAAATGGGAAGCGCACTTGTGGGAGCAGAATGGCCTTTCAGTCCCAGGGCGGTGGCTGGCCGTCGCTTCCTGACCGGCCTCCTGTCTCCGTCCTGGCTCTGATACCAGTGGTACATCCtgaccttctttttctcctcccacGGGGCCTTGAAGCTGGGCTCCAACAGCGGTTCACCGAACAAAGTCTCGTCAACAAAGGTGGGGGTGTGCTTCAAGGGCCGATACTGGTGCTTCAGAGGCACTCCCTGGATCGTACCGAACGTGCTCGAGGCATCGCTGCTGTCGTCCATGCTTTGCTTTGTGGGTGGCGACCTCTTGCTGTTGATGCTGAACCGTGTGCTGGTGGAATCGGGTGCCCACAACAGTGGCCGgctgggtttttgtgtttttttctgagctTCCATCGTGCTGTTCCCCTTTGGCTTTTTGTCCCAGGGAGCCGCAAAGGAGACTGGCGCGTTCAGGGGGGAAGAGTGGTGAGACTGGAACAAAGTCTCCTCCACCAGGGAGCTGCGGTTCTTGGTGTAGTAGCCAAAGTCTTTGCTGGAAGCTGTCAATGGTCGAAGTCCAGCGACGGAGGGCGGGCGTGTCCCTGTGACCACAAAGTCATCCGCCATCTTCCTCACCACCTGCAACCACAAACAGGCGTGCTGAGGTGACGTGTGGGGCAGAAGAGCATGAATGGGGGTCTGAAACAATTCACCCAGCATACCTTCAAGCGCTAGAGTTGATCTGGAGGACATGAAGTCTTCTTCATTGTAACAGTCATGCTATATCTTGAGgggtgattggtggtggtagtggaagggACATTCCaggtgtgtttcttgttttccctaaccctctatcccccattctgatgtgtaatgcggtgtgtgttgtgtgtgtttgtttctttgattttgttcattttttttcctatgcattttactaacaccatgctagtgcctgtatgccgtgtgtgtgtgtgtgtgtgtgtgtgtgtgtgtgtgtgtgtgtgtgtgtggttgttgttttgttttgatttatgcatatttttttcctctgttgtgtatctctactaacaccatgctttcattttattaaatattgtgtagtgtagaccctattcagggcggggactggatgtaaaaaaagcacaccggtgctaatctattatcctcgaaataaagaatttgttttgtcttgtcttgtcttgtctaaccCTATGAACAGTGAGTTATATTACAAATTCTTTAATCATGCATTGTTGACCTTGTGGATACAGTAAGCAGCATACCCATGAAGAGACATACATAATAGGTTTGCACACATGCTGACCTGTGAGACTGGCAAATAAAATGTATTCCATTAGAAGCAACTAGATGCCACTGGCATTCAAACCAtagacatatttgtatttgtatttctttttatcacaacagatttctctgtttgaaattcgggctgctctccccagggagagcgcatcgctatactacagcgccacccatttttttgtattttttcctgcgtgcagttttatttgtttttcctattgaaatggatttttctacagaattttgccaggaacaacccttttgttgccgtgggttcttttacgtgcgctaagtgcatgctgcacacgggacctaagtttatcatctcatctgaatgactagcatccagaccaccactcaaggtctagtggagagtgagggagataagTACAAAACGGTTTGTGAGGGTCGGGgcaacgagaacacacacacacacgcacacacacacatacacacgcgcgcatcatcatcatcatcaccatcatcgccatcgccATGTCAAAAGAGCGCAGTTAATTGTCAATGTAAACAACATGAGAAtgtcatgcacgcacacgcacttgaCAAACcctgacagcaatgatgatgaaaCAGTGTATGCAAATTCCGAAATAAGATTCACATTATATCCTTAGAATCAAACCGAAGACACGAATACAAAATTTGATTTTAAAaatcccaaaaaacaaaagataacAATCATTACTTCATGTACACTCCGAATCCTGTCGCTTGGTCGACTCCCACATGAGCGTCATTACCAACCTGAAGAAAGGTAAGTCTCGTTTTAACGAGAAGTGAAATATCATCAAAAATTGAAGAAAGAAACTATTTCGTGTATGCTATTTATCTGTTTTGAAGTTATTAGCCGAAAAATCACATAAGTTTGCTTTCATTTGCATTCTTTGAAAAATGAGATTAAAATAAGATAGATTCATTAAGCTTACCCACAATGCCATTTTCATTCTGCGCTATCAATATGGCGGTTCCATGCGTGGGCTCTACGTTCCAACAAAGGCGTTATTTGATGCTGTTCTCGATTGACTCGGCGTATTATGGTAAGTGATCTCATAATTTAGATACTTTATTGTTTCAGATACCCATTGATGGGAGGCGCGCATTTGTTGCAAGAAAATTAATGCCCGATTGTGTGATAAAATGTCAGATGTAGGATTTGCGGGTTGCCGGTCATTTGATTGTAAACAGTTGTGTGGGAGAGGACGGACATTCGAGTGATGACAATGTTTCttatattttcgttttgtttactATGTTGTTGCCATTTAGTTTGATTTTGTGCCGACATTAAGCCCTGTTGATCAGAATCGTGATTGTTGTCTGGGATGCCTCGGCAATATCCTATTCCTCCCCGTGTTGTATCCATTCAGTTTTGTTCCTCAGAGTAGACGGAAAAATCGCAAATCACAAATGTGTTTAAATAGcaaaacattgtaatatatactctatatttctttccctgtcaagagacgtaaagaaggcaagtcaaagagtggaggggaagaaatgtagaataCGTATTACAATGATATTAACAAATGTCCAAGTTTTTCCGTCTTGTAAATCAAAAActacaggggaaaaaaataagaaataaggacattgccattttttcaacaatctgattaatttttttttaaccaatgttTGTGTTTTGCAGGTGAAATGCTTAAAATAGGAATGCAGAACAAAAGTTGCTGACTTTTGGTTACTCTGTCCTGTAGGTTTTATCAGTAGCCAAGCACTTAAAACACTTCATCCCAAAGGACTTTCTGGTCAGTCCTTTTGTGTGATTGGCATAGACTGTGAGTATGTCACAAATCTGTCAACATTCCAAGGTGGGAGTACATCATTGCAGCAACATTCTGTATCAGCATTTGAAAAACATTGAAAATGGGTCATGTAATGTCCGTGAGCGGCCAGAGCAGACGCCCAAGGTCTTTGTTGACAGTTGTCTTCATCACTAAGTAACCCTGCGTATGCGCCAGGAAGGGGACATAACTCTACATCACCCTTTCTTAGTAGAAAGCATGCATTAGATTTAACTTTGCTTTTAAACATCCACaagcattgtttgtttttcaattagTCTTTGGCAAATTCTAAAACCTTATTCTGAAACCTGTTTAGCAGAAACACTTATCTCTAAACTTCAACAATTGAACTCAATTCACTTTTCATCCTGACTTTGTGTACATTGTCTTTTGATTCTTCTGTTCTTCACAAATCAAGTCTTTGAGGCGTTTTCACTTTTCGTCCTGACTTTGTGTATATTGTCTTTTGACCCTTCAGTTCCAAGGGCGGGTTGTCAGGCCTCTCCTCTGGTTGATAGAGTTGTGGGGTAGTCCTTTCTGCAGCAAGCTCTTCACTGTTCATTTCAACACAAGTCTTAAGGTTTTGCTGTGGAAGAATTGCGCTCGCTCTCAGTGTTGCAGGCTGAGTTGCTTTCTGGTTCCAACTTCTTCGACGAAGTTGAGTGCGGTTTCTGCGCTGAGGACCTTGTTCAGTCTGAACAACAGACCGAGGTGTAACGTTTTTGACCACAACTGCTTCTTTGGTTGTTGGAGTCTTCACCCACACAGGTTGTCCATTTGAGAGTTGTGGGGTTTCTTTCGCTCTATGTCGCAGATCATGGTAATGTTTCTGCTGGTTCCTGAATTGTTCATCCTTCATCCTGAATTTCTCAGCTTCTGGTTTGAAGGGAAT
This portion of the Babylonia areolata isolate BAREFJ2019XMU chromosome 16, ASM4173473v1, whole genome shotgun sequence genome encodes:
- the LOC143291276 gene encoding uncharacterized protein LOC143291276, with the translated sequence MADDFVVTGTRPPSVAGLRPLTASSKDFGYYTKNRSSLVEETLFQSHHSSPLNAPVSFAAPWDKKPKGNSTMEAQKKTQKPSRPLLWAPDSTSTRFSINSKRSPPTKQSMDDSSDASSTFGTIQGVPLKHQYRPLKHTPTFVDETLFGEPLLEPSFKAPWEEKKKVRMYHWYQSQDGDRRPVRKRRPATALGLKGHSAPTSALPIWKP